CTGAAGTGGCCGCAGGGGTCTACAGCGTCAGTGCAAAGGCGACGGACCGCTTGGGTGCCGTGGGGGTCAGCGCCGCGCAAACCATTGTGGTGAAGCCGTTCAACCGAAGGCCCACGGTCAGCATGACCGGACCGGCAGAAAATACCGTCTACACCGCGCCGGCCAACATCACCATCACGGCTGAAGCCACCGATGCGGATGGACCGATAGCCCATGTCGCCTTCTATCAAGGTGGGCAGCTGCTGGGAATCGACACCTCCGCGCCCTACAGCTTTGTGTGGACCAACGCTCCACGCGGCTTTGCCGAAATCATGGTTCAAGCGATGGACAACGATGGCGCTGTTTCCGACAGTGCCGCAGTCACGGTGGAGGTCAGAAGCGCGACCGGCGAATTGCCCAAGATTGCGATCAGCAGCCCCTCAGCAAATGCTCGTTTGTCACCCCGGCAATACCAGGGAATTTTGATCGCCGCTGAAGGTGACCCCAGCATCCGGCGTGTTGATTTCTATAACGGCGCCACTTTGTTGGGCACGGCTGTTTGTGATGCCAGTTGTTTGCAAAATTTCAGCGTGGGGGTTGCGAGTCACTCCTATGAGTTGCCTAGAGCACAGCTCATAGCAGGTGAATATCTTGTGACTGCGAAAGCGACCGATATCAACGGCGTGGTGCACGACAGCGCACCGTTGGTTTTTTCGGTGATTGCCTTTGACCATGCGCCTGCTACGGTCAACATCGTTCAACCCATTTCGCAGTCGGTGGTGGTGCAAGGAGACCCACTGGCTGTGTTGGCCACCGCATCGGCGGCCGATGGCATTTTCGAGCTTCGGTTGAACTATCAGTCAACCATTCAAACCGTTCATACGGACGATGATTCCGCAGTTCATTCTGATGCAACACTGAACGTTCAGATCGACTCTGCCAGATTGGGTGGAGAGACCCACACGTTCGTGGTGGAAGCAATTACGGAGGCTGGTGAGAGCTCTTACAGCGAACCGGTGAACGTGGTGGTCGTTCCAAAAGTTCGGTTTACCCAACCCTTTCCCAGGTCGTTCCAGTCGCCAGCCGTTATTCCTTTGGAGTTGGATGTTCGGGTGCCGGTAACCGGCGCGCGCTTTTTCGCGCGAAAGGACTTGCCTGAAGAAGGAGAGGAGGTGTTGCTGGGCACCGATGCTGCTGCGCCCTACCGGTGGAACTGGACCGGCGCCACGCCGGGCCGGTACCGTTTCTGGGCCATTCTGGATCTGCCCGATGGACAGACTTTCGACACCAGAGACCGTGGTGCGGAATACGTGACCGTGGTGGGGGCGCCGGTCAACGCGCCGTCGGTGGTCAGTATCACGGCGCCCACTCAAGGGGCTGCCTTCATGGCGCCAGCCAATGTCACCATCACCGCCAATGCGTTGGACGACGAAGGTGTGGCCAGCGTGGCCTTCTACCAAGATGGCACGCTGCTCGGCAGCGACGCCGCAGCGCCGTACAGCTTTGCTTGGAACAATGTGCCGGCTGGCACCTACAGCCTGACGGCCCGGGTCACAGACAACACAGGTGCGATCACCGCCAGCGCACCCGTCGCCATTTCCGTGACGGATGATGACCCGAACCAGCGCGAAACCATCACCTACATCCACACCGACATCAGCGGCAGCCCGCTGGCGGCGACGAATGCCAACGGCAACATCGTGTGGAAAGAGAACTACCAGGCCTATGGCGAGCGGCAACTGCAGCAGCCTGGCAGCGAGGGGCAGGGGCAGTGGTTCCACGGCAAGGAGGCCGATGCGAGCACGGGGCTGCAGTACTTCGGTGCGCGCTACTACGACCCGGCGGTGGGCCGCTTCATGGGCGTGGACCCGGTGGGCTTCCAGGAAGACAACCTGAACAGCTTCAACCGGTATGCGTATGGGAACAACAATCCGGTGCGGTATCTGGATTCGGATGGACGTTGGGCCGAAGATATTGTCCTAGGGTTGCCCAGTATGGCAGTGGGCTCGATGAGTTTGTCAAACAACTTCAGGCAGGGAAACTATGGGGCTGCAGCAATAGACGGAATTGGCTTGGTGCTGGATACGGCGGCAGTCGCTTTGCCGGGTATTCCGGGCGGTGTGGGTCTGGGAATTCAGTTAAGTCGGGCGACTGTCGGTGGAGCTGCCAAGGGGGCAATGTGGACATCAACCAAGTCCCAGTCCATTGCCCAGAACGCCTTTAGGCACTTCAAGGATCATGGCGCTGACTTTGGTGCGAAGAATGCGGTTGACTACGTTCGAAAAGCGCAAGACTTCCTCCACAACCCTGGAGCCGGCGTATTATCGAAAACCCGAGCTAACGGTGACGTAGTGCGGTTCGACCCGGCAACAAATGCCTTCGGTGTGATGGACAAGACCGGGGCTCCGCGTACGTTCTACAAACCTGATCCGGCGAAGCACGGGTATGCAACGAACTTGGACTACTTCCATGCACAGTGATAAAGACCTTCATTGTCGCGTTTGTGGCTATAGATCGGAAGATCCGCCCTGGGGCGATGATGGTCGAACTCCACTCTATGACTTCTGCCCTTGTTGCGGGGTTGAGCACGGTTACCAAGACTCGTCGCCGATAGGTGCTCGCAATTACAGAACAGAGTGGATTGCTGCTGGCGCGAAGTGGAAAGAACCTGCCGCGAGGCAGCAGGGGTGGGATCTCAATGAGCAACTGCGCCACCTTCCACCAAATTTCGAATGATTGATTGACGAGTTCTGGTTCGTCCTCTGTTGTCAACTGCGTGAATCACTATGGCTGGCGATTAAGGTCCGAGGTTCAACACTCTGAAACTCATCAGGAGACCAAGTTTCAGACCTTTCCCCTTGTCCTCACATCCAAGCAATCCCATCAATTAAATATAGTTGCCAGATACCCGGCGATGGCTTGTTTGCTATATCTGAGCCACGTTTCCTTGGCCGAGCCATTTGACCCCAGGGAGGAGCTCGAATGTCATATCAAACATAACACCGTGGTGTGGGTGCCAGAACCCGAGAGTCGGCATCATTGATGCGCAGTAGTTCAATTGATACCCATGCGGTTTTGCATGGGTGGCACGAGCAAGGTCAGTTAAAAAGTTTCGCTTGAAAGGTGAGGATATGTATTTCCAGAAATTGATAGACTCTCAGAAAAAAATGCTATTCCAACATGGCGTTCGAGCCGCGATGGCCAGCCTGCTGCTAGTGGCTTTCTCCGGCCAATCAGCCATTGCTCAAGACGATACGAGTTTGCCGGCCATGCCGGACTACTACCAAGAAGCCGGTTTGTCGAGCACCAAGGGCTATGAAAACCAGGCGGTCAATGAGGTCATTGACACCCTCAGCGGCAAGTTGCAATACCACTTCACCGATCTGGTGATTCCGGGCAACGGCGGCATGGATCTGGCGGTACAGCGCTCGTACAACGCCATTGACGATCCGCTTGCCACGATCACACCTTTGCCATTGGAGCCCAGCCCCGCGGGTTTGGGCTGGACCATGCACTATGGGCGAATCATTCGTGGCCAACTGATTGACATCTGTTCCAACAATTGGGCAGTGGCGGGCAAAAACCCGGTGCTGGAAATGCCGGATGGACAGCGTCGGGTGTTGTATGAACACGATCAGACGGTGCCGACCATGTGGATCACCAAAGATTTCTGGCGCGCCACTTGCAACACAAGCTCGGGCGCCCTGGGTTTCAATGTGGAATCTCCCGACGGCACCCGTTACGAGATGACCACCATTGGCCACTTGTTCACGGTCGGTGGTAAGTTGATGAAGACCTACTACACCACGCGTATCGTGGATCGCAACGGCAACGCCATGAATTTCAGTTACACCACCGTCAATGGGGTGACTGCGGTGTCTGGTATCACGACGAGCGATGGTCGCTCGGTGACATTCAACTACAACACTTTGGGTATTTCTTCGATTACTGATGGTACCCGCACTTGGAACTACACCATGGCGGCGGGCCCCGATGGACACAATTACTTGACCCAAGTGACGCGGCCCGATGGATTGGCTTGGACGTTCGCTTACCATTCTGCAACGCCCGGCACGGGTTCCTTGAGTCGTGTGGAATACCCCAGCGGCGGGACCATTGACTACACCTATGACCATGTCAATTTTAGATCTGGCCTGGTGAATTCATCGCTGAGCACGGTGGTGAAAACCAAAGTCGCCACACCGGGGTTTGGGTCGACAGATCCGGTGGGCAACTGGACCTACAGCTATGCGCCAGCCACGGCATCATTGCCATTCACCGACAATGGTGATGGAACGTTGACTTACTGGTATGCGGTTCCACCCGTTGGAACTGCATCGAATGGCGGCGCCTGGTCTCCTACCCAGTTGGATGTCACCACGGTTGAGGGGCCTGAGGCGGGTCGGGTGGTGCAACACTTCCATTTGGGCGTGCTGTCTCTTTCGGGTGGCGGTGGATCGGGGCGTGGAATTGGACAGTATGTTGGGCGGGTCTCGCCTGGTGAGCACCAGCAGTACGCGTACGAAGATATCTATATTTCAGGTCAGACCGATCCCACGGGTAGCTTGTTCGGCTTGCCGTCCGACGACACGTATGCTGCGGTCAAAAAATCTGAGACCATCAAGCGAGATGAGGTCAGCCCTGGGTCAGGGAGCTACCTGGAGCTGCATAGGAAGAACAGTTCCAATTTTGATGAGTGGGGCAACCCGGCATCGGTGGTTGAAACTTCCTTCGGAGGCTACTCTGGCAACTATTCGCGAACCACTGCGCTGACCTATGACCTCAAACCCAGCAAATGGTTGATGCGGCAAGTGAGTGGGCAAACGGTGACGGTGGGCTCGGAAACCCACGCCACCACCCGAAGCTTTGACCCTGCCAACGGCAATGTGCTTAGCGAGACTGTGGCTGGCGTGCCGACCACTTTCACTTATTTCCCGACGGGCGACTTGTTAAGCCGTACAGACGCGCTGGGCCGCACCACCACGTATGGTGGCTATATGCGAGGCATCCCTCAGACCGAGGTGCAGCCCGGCGACGTGACCGTGAGCAGGGTGGTGAATGCCGCTGGCAATGTGGTTTCGGAAACCAATGGAAGAGGTTTCACAACCGCCTATACCTACGATGGTCTGAACCGTGTGAAAACCGTGAACCC
This Hydrogenophaga taeniospiralis DNA region includes the following protein-coding sequences:
- a CDS encoding RHS repeat domain-containing protein; this translates as MYFQKLIDSQKKMLFQHGVRAAMASLLLVAFSGQSAIAQDDTSLPAMPDYYQEAGLSSTKGYENQAVNEVIDTLSGKLQYHFTDLVIPGNGGMDLAVQRSYNAIDDPLATITPLPLEPSPAGLGWTMHYGRIIRGQLIDICSNNWAVAGKNPVLEMPDGQRRVLYEHDQTVPTMWITKDFWRATCNTSSGALGFNVESPDGTRYEMTTIGHLFTVGGKLMKTYYTTRIVDRNGNAMNFSYTTVNGVTAVSGITTSDGRSVTFNYNTLGISSITDGTRTWNYTMAAGPDGHNYLTQVTRPDGLAWTFAYHSATPGTGSLSRVEYPSGGTIDYTYDHVNFRSGLVNSSLSTVVKTKVATPGFGSTDPVGNWTYSYAPATASLPFTDNGDGTLTYWYAVPPVGTASNGGAWSPTQLDVTTVEGPEAGRVVQHFHLGVLSLSGGGGSGRGIGQYVGRVSPGEHQQYAYEDIYISGQTDPTGSLFGLPSDDTYAAVKKSETIKRDEVSPGSGSYLELHRKNSSNFDEWGNPASVVETSFGGYSGNYSRTTALTYDLKPSKWLMRQVSGQTVTVGSETHATTRSFDPANGNVLSETVAGVPTTFTYFPTGDLLSRTDALGRTTTYGGYMRGIPQTEVQPGDVTVSRVVNAAGNVVSETNGRGFTTAYTYDGLNRVKTVNPPVGNPVAVDYAARSRSVTRGSMVALQTFDGLGRLVRQEASAPSETTVGVDYRYDARGRRVFQSYPNSSSGTTYGYDDRDRVISITHPTLNGAAFSETFEYGGLNTQHYDSSGRGESLTYRSFGTGGKPELIEVWKGATTGGGSYSAIHYRAKIQRNILGQPTEVVQGANTNGAGTWTGGWTRNYGYNSNFHLTSQTDPEVGTTTYGRDLLGNLTSKQIGTQPAITFGIDPRNRVSTVTYAASEDPTVPQAPNVVNTYFKTDVLASVASGGVERQYTYDGADKITTETLVADGTHSYTLTYGYDANEALNTVTYPSGSVVDYNPDGFGRARAAAPYVTGVNYHPNGMPQQMTYANGVTSTMGLNERLWPSSLEVSRNTQGIVQNAYSYDVVGNLTQIADGVDSLYDRQYGYDAVNRLTNEINSGGNFLYVYDNVGNIKAVYLRYLLNGDFVYFTNKSYAYDGDSVSPTGTGRLVNFDNGGAARTYSYDSAGNVNGDGLGMTFGYDRANNMRCSNCGTASPVLHDYDGTNMRVKTTEGGATTYSLYDHRGLLLQTEKSGVERKEYVYLGRRQVAERKIPLN